A genomic stretch from Hoplias malabaricus isolate fHopMal1 chromosome 4, fHopMal1.hap1, whole genome shotgun sequence includes:
- the LOC136695361 gene encoding uncharacterized protein, producing the protein MEKGWLLLSRSERVMEISIPSKKTVEEVLLNIFNPFTLRGALALATTGALIYGIRRGGFSWIWGRKSHNEQDASLNMGVDGYICVGLLDNEANQHSSDHTPLNTESASVAASTSGSNEVDDSNVSSEQPGTSLRPARRTSAWYNLSKRGCTTKPLTAYALATGVYKRQLEARKYRPQVECRIVVIHDPEYEEMVRRFDETTFIGRTYRARGPKILEARTFIFLDEEPESSVKEEMPSTSRQQDVEGSVSGAEESGSSAGEVVAQVDDHPESTSTEQCAPTPATNSRRWKIGSRLRKALRAFSCCSASRDSNSEPEPAVQDEPNQNQGSRTPRRSGGFLRRLFHKRR; encoded by the exons ATGGAGAAAGGTTGGCTATTGTTGTCTCGCAGTGAGCGTGTTATGGAGATCAGCATCCCCTCCAAGAAGACCGTGGAGGAGGTGCTGCTCAACATCTTTAACCCCTTCACGTTAAGGGGTGCCTTGGCTTTGGCCACCACCGGAGCTCTGATCTATGGTATCAGACGCGGTGGCTTTTCCTGGATCTGGGGAAGA AAATCACACAACGAACAGGATGCTTCCCTGAACATGGGGGTAGATGGCTATATCTGTGTTGGCCTGCTGGACAATGAGGCAAACCAGCACAGTTCAGACCACACCCCACTGAACACCGAGAGTGCCTCAGTAGCTGCATCAACCTCTGGATCCAATGAGGTTGATGACAGCAACGTCAGCTCTGAGCAGCCTGGTACCAGTCTGCGTCCCGCCAGGAGGACTTCCGCTTGGTACAATTTATCAAAAAGAGGCTGCACGACAAAGCCCCTCACAGCCTACGCTCTCGCTACAGGGGTGTACAAACGACAGCTGGAGGCACGGAAATATAGGCCACAAGTGGAGTGTCGTATCGTGGTCATTCATGACCCGGAGTACGAGGAGATGGTGCGGAGGTTTGACGAAACCACATTCATAGGTCGAACCTAtcgtgcgagaggtccgaagaTCTTAGAGGCACGGACCTTTATCTTCTTGGATGAAGAGCCTGAGAGCAGCGTCAAGGAGGAGATGCCTTCAACCAGTCGGCAGCAGGACGTTGAAGGCAGTGTCTCAGGTGCTGAAGAGAGCGGGTCATCGGCAGGAGAAGTGGTGGCTCAAGTTGATGACCACCCTGAGAGCACCAGCACAGAGCAGTGTGCTCCAACTCCTGCCACAAACAGCAGACGGTGGAAGATTGGCTCCCGTCTGAGGAAGGCATTGAGAGCCTTCAGTTGCTGCTCTGCCTCCAGAGACAGCAACAGTGAACCTGAACCAGCGGTTCAGGACGAGCCCAATCAGAACCAGGGCTCCAGGACGCCTCGAAGATCTGGAGGGTTCCTGAGGAGGCTGTTCCACAAACGGAGATGA